GGAAGAAATATGCTCATGGTAACCTCTTCTCTTTCGGGTGATGCTATTGCATTTTTCGCCTTAACTTTTGGTGTGAACTCAAAGATTGCTTGCACATTCACATTCTGTCTCATATGCTTAACAAACCCGTCTTCTCCGAGAACCCCTCTGATGAAATTCAGCTGTATTTTCCGACACCAAGTTGAGATTAATATCTTATCTTTACCAATTTTCGTATGCGTTTTTGAGAATTCACCGCTCTCAAAGTACTCCAGAACTTCCATTCCTTCAttgctttcttcttcttctgtttCGCCCTCTTCGTTTACTACCACCTCCCAGCGACTTGCCTTTTTACTCATCAGaatttgtttgatggtatcagGATCCTTGTCCTTGGCTTCAACCGCGAATTTCTCGAGACAATTGATCTCGAATATCAAAGCCAATGCTTCAGCAGCAGCTGCATAAACAgattcatcatcatcatcctcaaGTAGATTCGACAAGAAAGGAATAGCAGATTGCCAATCTTTATGATGAATATCCCAAATTTCTATAGTGGAAAGAAGAAAACACCAAGCAGAGATTGCAGCAGCTGAATGTTTCTTAACTTGAACAAATTTCCATATGATTTGCATAACTTGCTGTGTCTCATTAGTATCATAACTTCCGAAAACAGCGGTAACAGCTAAACAATTCAAAATCTCTGAAACAACATCAAAATTATCAAGAAATTGAGGGAGTACCGAAACTGAATCTTGAAAAATCTCATGAGCATTGTCTTCATCTTCGACAATGACAGCCAATAAAGCAATGATTTTCGCAGCCAATACGGATTCATTTACGGAACCCTTTTTCCCCTTCTTGATAAATAAAAGGCAATGGTATAATAATGTGGCCGAGTTTTTCTTGGCAAAATCGGTCTGAACCGCCGTAGTGAGTGCTTCAAAAATAGAGAACAAGGGTTCTTCTTTGCCGGATTTGGCGTTTTGATTAGATATTTGAAGCAAACAATCGTCAAGTGATTTGGGTTTGGTTTTGAAAATCCGGTCGCCGTCTTCATCAATCAGCCAGACGCCTTTCCGATGACTTCTGCAGCTACCCATTCGCCCAGGGCTTCGTTGCTTCATCTCGGTTTGTTTTGGTTATTAGAGAGAAAGATATTTGAGACCTAGAGCAGGGAATAGACAATATTTATATGGCATCTCCACTCCAATTCCTAAATGGAAAAGTACTCTACATCAACCCAACTCCGTATGAAAATAGGATAGGCAAAGTTGTACATTAAAAAATGttctctttaaattttattttactttattaagTTTAGAAAATTCTTTATTGTTGGGGAATTTCTTTATTTGATTCATTAAAAAGAAGCAACcgtatctatactatatataaaagtacggattgAGGGGGCACAAGCaatactgaataatccttttcagtttactattaaataaaggttttatagtcattaactaattagttatttaattaatcactattgtaattaaagtcctaattagaataggtagttaaattatcttcaatttagtttttagtaactaaattgtctccaaattagtagaaatacctatcttttaatttgattgaactacaaaattaaaatattgtatttggtcaatatattattatttaaatatttatcttattatttttaaagatattattaataaaattaagttaattatttaattatggttattataaaatcaaaagaagaataaattcagtatgcaaaaaaatttaaaaaccgatattatatttacttttacataaattcttaactaatataatattaattataaataaaaaattgatataatcataataaatttactaatatgttcattaacgagttacgttacgagacacgtgcatagcacgtaatgcgaaactagttgcTTTAAAAATAGAGgaaataatttagctacctaatttggagataatttagttattttttacatactaaaaactaaagtggagataatttagct
This region of Mercurialis annua linkage group LG1-X, ddMerAnnu1.2, whole genome shotgun sequence genomic DNA includes:
- the LOC126669383 gene encoding uncharacterized protein LOC126669383, giving the protein MKQRSPGRMGSCRSHRKGVWLIDEDGDRIFKTKPKSLDDCLLQISNQNAKSGKEEPLFSIFEALTTAVQTDFAKKNSATLLYHCLLFIKKGKKGSVNESVLAAKIIALLAVIVEDEDNAHEIFQDSVSVLPQFLDNFDVVSEILNCLAVTAVFGSYDTNETQQVMQIIWKFVQVKKHSAAAISAWCFLLSTIEIWDIHHKDWQSAIPFLSNLLEDDDDESVYAAAAEALALIFEINCLEKFAVEAKDKDPDTIKQILMSKKASRWEVVVNEEGETEEEESNEGMEVLEYFESGEFSKTHTKIGKDKILISTWCRKIQLNFIRGVLGEDGFVKHMRQNVNVQAIFEFTPKVKAKNAIASPEREEVTMSIFLPKVERKEEDAFGLPFVTREQKIWKRVNSKAPSFLNKAKTCLMNKRRMVSEGHKYQFFNDD